The proteins below are encoded in one region of Drosophila santomea strain STO CAGO 1482 chromosome 2R, Prin_Dsan_1.1, whole genome shotgun sequence:
- the LOC120446523 gene encoding uncharacterized protein LOC120446523, which yields MKGQRVAVVAFAVVLAGLCVLSGLNAAPVECNNGNGIQISGDGYQSQTQTGPGCQTQTSEDGTQSQSQSSSGNGYQSQTQCSGASCDQFQTFPPLFTLKPLEPLAPITWRPFVQMGGNQVQQQRTYG from the exons ATGAAAGGCCAACGCGTAGCAGTCGTCGCATTTGCTGTTGTACTCGCCGGACTGTGCGTGCTATCCGGTCTGAAT GCGGCACCCGTGGAATGCAATAATGGCAATGGCATCCAGATCTCCGGCGATGGCTACCAGAGCCAAACTCAAACCGGTCCCGGCTGCCAGACGCAGACCTCCGAGGATGGTACCCAAAGCCAGAGCCAGAGTTCGTCGGGCAATGGCTACCAGTCGCAGACGCAGTGCAGCGGTGCATCCTGCGACCAGTTCCAAACCTTCCCGCCCCTGTTCACCCTTAAGCCGCTGGAGCCCTTGGCACCCATCACCTGGCGGCCTTTTGTACAAATGGGGGGCAACCAGGTGCAGCAGCAGAGAACTTACGGCTAA